A stretch of Caenorhabditis elegans chromosome IV DNA encodes these proteins:
- the nrfl-1 gene encoding Na(+)/H(+) exchange regulatory cofactor-like protein nrfl-1 (Confirmed by transcript evidence) has translation MPYLPRLAELNKGTPDQEFGFNLHAERGRGHFIGTVDAGGIGEKAGLEAGQRIVGVNGQLIYPTTGHKEVVALIKKDTMKTTLLVASEDVDKYHKDHNIAYSWDNVERVDTRPVINVETHHHHEEVSVPKSNGYDVPPLNPHSIQVNEEREISKMTTTTRTETITNSNSAYQYKESSTAYDAYATPPVDSNDLMDEVFGRVNLPGVTMSSHTEVLPPTDDISSVSSLSSHRESAVDVPVSHQYVPSYATESHQKHEQHSQTHHHHHQHQQPSPLSNGSSHGYAASSTSGYDDDDIYHLSAREARERLRMKNRKHHLHEMSLNEKYQLVSNM, from the exons ATGCCATATTTGCCCAGACTTGCTGAATTG AACAAAGGAACCCCAGATCAAGAATTTGGTTTTAATCTTCATGCTGAACGCGGTCGCGGACATTTCATTGGAACAGTCGATGCAGGAGGAATTGGTGAAAAAGCTGGACTTGAAGCTGGACAGAGAATTGTTGGAGTAAATGGACAATTAATTTATCCAACTACTGGACACAAAGAAGTTGTTGCTCTTATCAAGAAAGATACAATGAAAACAACACTTTTGGTTGCTTCAGAAGATGTTGATAAGTATCATAAAGATCATAACATTGCATATTCATGGGATAATGTTGAAAGAGTTGATACTCGTCCAGTTATTAATGTTGAaactcatcatcatcatgaaGAGGTTTCAGTTCCAAAATCCAATGGATATGATGTTCCACCATTGAATCCacat agcATCCAAGTGAACGAAGAacgtgaaatttcaaagatgaCAACAACAACTAGAACAGAGACAATCACGAATTCAAACTCGGCTTATCAATACAAG gAATCATCGACTGCATACGATGCATATGCAACTCCACCAGTTGATTCAAATGATCTTATGGATGAAGTTTTTGGAAGAGTCAATCTTCCTGGTGTAACTATGTCTAGTCACACTGAAGTATTGCCACCAACAGATGATATTTCATCAGTTTCTTCATTGAGTTCTCATCGCGAAAGTGCTGTTGATGTTCCAGTTTCTCATCAg TACGTTCCATCGTACGCAACGGAGTCTCATCAGAAACATGAGCAACACTCTCAaactcatcatcatcatcatcaacacCAACAACCATCTCCATTGAGCAATGGTTCCAGCCATGGATATGCAGCAAGCTCGACTAGTG GATACGATGACGATGATATCTATCATTTGTCAGCAAGAGAAGCTCGTGAACGTCTTCGAATGAAGAACCGAAAGCATCACTt gCACGAGATGAGCCTTAACGAGAAGTATCAATTGGTCAGCAACATGTAA
- the nrfl-1 gene encoding Na(+)/H(+) exchange regulatory cofactor-like protein nrfl-1 (Confirmed by transcript evidence) yields MPYLPRLAELNKGTPDQEFGFNLHAERGRGHFIGTVDAGGIGEKAGLEAGQRIVGVNGQLIYPTTGHKEVVALIKKDTMKTTLLVASEDVDKYHKDHNIAYSWDNVERVDTRPVINVETHHHHEEVSVPKSNGYDVPPLNPHSIQVNEEREISKMTTTTRTETITNSNSAYQYKYVPSYATESHQKHEQHSQTHHHHHQHQQPSPLSNGSSHGYAASSTSGYDDDDIYHLSAREARERLRMKNRKHHLHEMSLNEKYQLVSNM; encoded by the exons ATGCCATATTTGCCCAGACTTGCTGAATTG AACAAAGGAACCCCAGATCAAGAATTTGGTTTTAATCTTCATGCTGAACGCGGTCGCGGACATTTCATTGGAACAGTCGATGCAGGAGGAATTGGTGAAAAAGCTGGACTTGAAGCTGGACAGAGAATTGTTGGAGTAAATGGACAATTAATTTATCCAACTACTGGACACAAAGAAGTTGTTGCTCTTATCAAGAAAGATACAATGAAAACAACACTTTTGGTTGCTTCAGAAGATGTTGATAAGTATCATAAAGATCATAACATTGCATATTCATGGGATAATGTTGAAAGAGTTGATACTCGTCCAGTTATTAATGTTGAaactcatcatcatcatgaaGAGGTTTCAGTTCCAAAATCCAATGGATATGATGTTCCACCATTGAATCCacat agcATCCAAGTGAACGAAGAacgtgaaatttcaaagatgaCAACAACAACTAGAACAGAGACAATCACGAATTCAAACTCGGCTTATCAATACAAG TACGTTCCATCGTACGCAACGGAGTCTCATCAGAAACATGAGCAACACTCTCAaactcatcatcatcatcatcaacacCAACAACCATCTCCATTGAGCAATGGTTCCAGCCATGGATATGCAGCAAGCTCGACTAGTG GATACGATGACGATGATATCTATCATTTGTCAGCAAGAGAAGCTCGTGAACGTCTTCGAATGAAGAACCGAAAGCATCACTt gCACGAGATGAGCCTTAACGAGAAGTATCAATTGGTCAGCAACATGTAA
- the nrfl-1 gene encoding Na(+)/H(+) exchange regulatory cofactor-like protein nrfl-1 (Partially confirmed by transcript evidence): protein MRRNFCSLLIQGCSKSCKSKETPVFVPPPPPPTDAMPYLPRLAELNKGTPDQEFGFNLHAERGRGHFIGTVDAGGIGEKAGLEAGQRIVGVNGQLIYPTTGHKEVVALIKKDTMKTTLLVASEDVDKYHKDHNIAYSWDNVERVDTRPVINVETHHHHEEVSVPKSNGYDVPPLNPHSIQVNEEREISKMTTTTRTETITNSNSAYQYKESSTAYDAYATPPVDSNDLMDEVFGRVNLPGVTMSSHTEVLPPTDDISSVSSLSSHRESAVDVPVSHQYVPSYATESHQKHEQHSQTHHHHHQHQQPSPLSNGSSHGYAASSTSGYDDDDIYHLSAREARERLRMKNRKHHLHEMSLNEKYQLVSNM, encoded by the exons atgAGAAGAAATTTTTGTAGTCTACTTATTCAAGGATGCTCAAAATCTTGCAAG tcgaAAGAAACACCAGTGTTcgttccaccaccacctccaccaacCGACGCTATGCCATATTTGCCCAGACTTGCTGAATTG AACAAAGGAACCCCAGATCAAGAATTTGGTTTTAATCTTCATGCTGAACGCGGTCGCGGACATTTCATTGGAACAGTCGATGCAGGAGGAATTGGTGAAAAAGCTGGACTTGAAGCTGGACAGAGAATTGTTGGAGTAAATGGACAATTAATTTATCCAACTACTGGACACAAAGAAGTTGTTGCTCTTATCAAGAAAGATACAATGAAAACAACACTTTTGGTTGCTTCAGAAGATGTTGATAAGTATCATAAAGATCATAACATTGCATATTCATGGGATAATGTTGAAAGAGTTGATACTCGTCCAGTTATTAATGTTGAaactcatcatcatcatgaaGAGGTTTCAGTTCCAAAATCCAATGGATATGATGTTCCACCATTGAATCCacat agcATCCAAGTGAACGAAGAacgtgaaatttcaaagatgaCAACAACAACTAGAACAGAGACAATCACGAATTCAAACTCGGCTTATCAATACAAG gAATCATCGACTGCATACGATGCATATGCAACTCCACCAGTTGATTCAAATGATCTTATGGATGAAGTTTTTGGAAGAGTCAATCTTCCTGGTGTAACTATGTCTAGTCACACTGAAGTATTGCCACCAACAGATGATATTTCATCAGTTTCTTCATTGAGTTCTCATCGCGAAAGTGCTGTTGATGTTCCAGTTTCTCATCAg TACGTTCCATCGTACGCAACGGAGTCTCATCAGAAACATGAGCAACACTCTCAaactcatcatcatcatcatcaacacCAACAACCATCTCCATTGAGCAATGGTTCCAGCCATGGATATGCAGCAAGCTCGACTAGTG GATACGATGACGATGATATCTATCATTTGTCAGCAAGAGAAGCTCGTGAACGTCTTCGAATGAAGAACCGAAAGCATCACTt gCACGAGATGAGCCTTAACGAGAAGTATCAATTGGTCAGCAACATGTAA
- the nrfl-1 gene encoding Na(+)/H(+) exchange regulatory cofactor-like protein nrfl-1 (Partially confirmed by transcript evidence), whose product MHFIDKSKETPVFVPPPPPPTDAMPYLPRLAELNKGTPDQEFGFNLHAERGRGHFIGTVDAGGIGEKAGLEAGQRIVGVNGQLIYPTTGHKEVVALIKKDTMKTTLLVASEDVDKYHKDHNIAYSWDNVERVDTRPVINVETHHHHEEVSVPKSNGYDVPPLNPHSIQVNEEREISKMTTTTRTETITNSNSAYQYKESSTAYDAYATPPVDSNDLMDEVFGRVNLPGVTMSSHTEVLPPTDDISSVSSLSSHRESAVDVPVSHQYVPSYATESHQKHEQHSQTHHHHHQHQQPSPLSNGSSHGYAASSTSGYDDDDIYHLSAREARERLRMKNRKHHLHEMSLNEKYQLVSNM is encoded by the exons tcgaAAGAAACACCAGTGTTcgttccaccaccacctccaccaacCGACGCTATGCCATATTTGCCCAGACTTGCTGAATTG AACAAAGGAACCCCAGATCAAGAATTTGGTTTTAATCTTCATGCTGAACGCGGTCGCGGACATTTCATTGGAACAGTCGATGCAGGAGGAATTGGTGAAAAAGCTGGACTTGAAGCTGGACAGAGAATTGTTGGAGTAAATGGACAATTAATTTATCCAACTACTGGACACAAAGAAGTTGTTGCTCTTATCAAGAAAGATACAATGAAAACAACACTTTTGGTTGCTTCAGAAGATGTTGATAAGTATCATAAAGATCATAACATTGCATATTCATGGGATAATGTTGAAAGAGTTGATACTCGTCCAGTTATTAATGTTGAaactcatcatcatcatgaaGAGGTTTCAGTTCCAAAATCCAATGGATATGATGTTCCACCATTGAATCCacat agcATCCAAGTGAACGAAGAacgtgaaatttcaaagatgaCAACAACAACTAGAACAGAGACAATCACGAATTCAAACTCGGCTTATCAATACAAG gAATCATCGACTGCATACGATGCATATGCAACTCCACCAGTTGATTCAAATGATCTTATGGATGAAGTTTTTGGAAGAGTCAATCTTCCTGGTGTAACTATGTCTAGTCACACTGAAGTATTGCCACCAACAGATGATATTTCATCAGTTTCTTCATTGAGTTCTCATCGCGAAAGTGCTGTTGATGTTCCAGTTTCTCATCAg TACGTTCCATCGTACGCAACGGAGTCTCATCAGAAACATGAGCAACACTCTCAaactcatcatcatcatcatcaacacCAACAACCATCTCCATTGAGCAATGGTTCCAGCCATGGATATGCAGCAAGCTCGACTAGTG GATACGATGACGATGATATCTATCATTTGTCAGCAAGAGAAGCTCGTGAACGTCTTCGAATGAAGAACCGAAAGCATCACTt gCACGAGATGAGCCTTAACGAGAAGTATCAATTGGTCAGCAACATGTAA